GGCTCAGACGAGTGGAACCACTGCGACGATGTATGCCAGCAGTTTTGTCGACGCAAACAATGGCTGGATTTCAGGAACCAGCGGACAACTCTTACACACTACAAACGGTGGTTTGTCGTGGTCTTCACAAGCGACAGGAGCCACGAATACCATTTACGGATTGAACTTTGTTGATGCGAATTCTGGGTGGGCATCAGGGTTTAACTCTATTGTCTATTCCACAACGAATGCCGGAAGTCTATGGCTTTCGCAATATTCAACTCTGTTTGCCGTAAAAAGCCAGAGGTTCAGCAATGCCAATACCGGTTTGATTGGTGGGACTGATGGAAACATCTACAAAACGACCGATGGATGCGTGAGTTGGGTGTTACAAGAGACTGCTATGCTCAACATTTGCAA
This genomic interval from bacterium contains the following:
- a CDS encoding YCF48-related protein — encoded protein: MRIHFGLRYGIAIILVMCLNAFSQTWTAQTSGTTATMYASSFVDANNGWISGTSGQLLHTTNGGLSWSSQATGATNTIYGLNFVDANSGWASGFNSIVYSTTNAGSLWLSQYSTLFAVKSQRFSNANTGLIGGTDGNIYKTTDGCVSWVLQETAMLNIC